The Longimicrobium sp. DNA window CCACGCGGTGCACCGGCGCGCCCGTCCGCACGTGGCCGCCCACGCGCTCCAGCAGCCGCCGCGCGATCCACCCGTTCCCCTCGGGCCAGGTGAGGGTTCCCGACTCGCCATCGTGCGGGCGCGAGGCGAAGTAGTGCACCCCCGCCCACGCCGAGGTGTCGTCCACCCGCGCGCCGTAGTCGTCGCGGCAGGCGTAGTCCACGTACCAGCGCAGCGCGGCCGACCGGTAGCCGCGCGCCGCCAGCCACGCCGCCATCGACACGCCGTCCAGCTCCGACGGCCGCGCCCCCAGCGCCGAGGGGATGGTGAAGGCGCCGGTCGCGCGCATCTGCGCCATCTCCTCGCCGAAGCGGCGCATCTCGGCCCGGTCCGCCGCCGTTTCGGCCAGCGCGCCTTCCATCCCCTCGTGCCAGCGGCCCCAGCGGTGGATGCGCTCGCGCGGCGTCGACACCAGCATCCGCTCGTTCCACACGCCTCCGCGCAGCACGCCCAGCTCCTCGAACAATTCGCGGACGTAGACGGCCTTGGCGTCCGGCACGGGAACGTAGTGCGCCGCCCAGGGATAGGCGGACGCCTCGGACTGGCCCCAGCGCGAGTTGCCCCCGGCGTGGTCCTCCAGCTCCAGCAGCACGAAATCGGCAAAGCCGCGCTTCTTCAGCCGCCACGCCGCGGACAGCCCCGCCATCCCCCCGCCCACGATCACCACGGGAACGCGCTGGGTGCGGCGGATGGCCGGAACTGCAGCCCGGTCGCGCAGGCGGTGGCCCCGCGCACCGCCGTCGTCCACGAACCCGCCGGCCACCGCGCGGTCCGTCTTGCGCGCGCACGCCACGAAGGGCGCCGCGGCCAGCGCGGCCACGAACGCCCTTCGCGAAATCCCCCCGTGCCCCTCGCTCACGGCCGTCGCGGCTCCCTCCGGCGGGGGCTACGCACGGGCAGATTCCATCTGGCGCAGCGCCGCGATGTTCTGCTGCAGCCGCGCAAGCAGCTCGTCGTACAGCGGGTCGGGGTTGTTGTCGACCAGGTCGCCCAGCGCGGCCACAGCCTGCTCGTGCGCGCTGATCGCCTTGGTGATTCCCAGCTGCTCGTTGTCCTGCGGCTTCATCGCATCGCCTTCGTCATTGCGTGATTTGCTCCCACTCGCTGCTGTAATAACGCACCAGCACCTGGTCGTCCAGCCGGTTGGCGCGGACGGGAATCCGGCGCATGTCCGTGGGAAACTGGAAGAGTCCGGCCATCGCGTCGGCCGTCAGGTAGCGCAGGCCCTCCGGCAGCCGCGCGGGTGCGCGGTAGTCGCCCGTGCCGGCCAGGATGAACCCCCACTCGCCGAACGAGGGCACGTACACGTGGTAGGGCCAGGTGCGCAGCCCCGCCTCGTCCAGCGTGCGCTCGATGCTCCAGAACGCGGTGCGCGCGAACATGGGCGACGTGCTCTGCACCACCATCATCCCGCCGGGGTTCAGGTGCTGGCGCAGCAGGCGGTAGAAGGTGGTGGTGTACAGCTTTCCCACCGCGTAGTTGGAAGGGTCCGGAAAGTCCACCACGGCGAAGTCGAACGTTTCGCTGCTTTCCGCCAGCCAGCGGAAGGCGTCGGCGTTGATGACGCGCACCCGCGGCGAGAGCAGTGCGCCGCCGTTCAGCTTCAGCATCTCACGGTGCTCGCTGAACAGGCGCGTCATCTCGGCGTCCAGGTCCACCAGCGTCACCTGGGCGCTGGGATAGCGCAGCACCTCGCGCACCGCCAGCCCGTCGCCGCCGCCCAGCACCAGCACGCGCTTTGGGGATGGATGCGCGGCCAGGCCAGGGTGCACCAGCGCCTCGTGGTAGCGGTACTCGTCGCGCGAGCTGAACTGCAGGTGGCCGTTCAGGAACAGGCGCAGGTCGCCGCGCCAGGCGGTGAGCACGATCCGCTGGTACGGCGAGTTGCGCGTGAGCACCACCGGGTCGG harbors:
- a CDS encoding flavin monoamine oxidase family protein, yielding MSEGHGGISRRAFVAALAAAPFVACARKTDRAVAGGFVDDGGARGHRLRDRAAVPAIRRTQRVPVVIVGGGMAGLSAAWRLKKRGFADFVLLELEDHAGGNSRWGQSEASAYPWAAHYVPVPDAKAVYVRELFEELGVLRGGVWNERMLVSTPRERIHRWGRWHEGMEGALAETAADRAEMRRFGEEMAQMRATGAFTIPSALGARPSELDGVSMAAWLAARGYRSAALRWYVDYACRDDYGARVDDTSAWAGVHYFASRPHDGESGTLTWPEGNGWIARRLLERVGGHVRTGAPVHRVEARGSGVRVLAGEVEYVADAAVWAAPSFLAPHVVQGAPPVRFTYSPWLTANLVLDRWPSESGFEPAWDNVIHGSPSLGYVIATHQTHAIRPAQTVWTYYWALAHASPAEARALLLRRPWHEWKELILADLERAHPDIRACVSRIDIMRMGHAMPRPVPGFLADPVRRALADSAGPVYYAHSDVSGLALFEEAQYCGITAADRVLARIGKT
- a CDS encoding polyamine aminopropyltransferase: MNAALFVTVLLIAACGLIYELVAGALASYLLGDSVLQFSTIIGTYLFAMGVGSWLSRFIHRGLASRFVSIELMVAVVGGFSSTLLFLAFAYTDAFRPLLYLLVSLIGIFVGLEIPLLMRLLRDRLEFKDVVANVLTFDYLGALGASLLFPLVLVPYLGMARSALLFGIINAAVALWSTWLFRDALPNRRRLQAGSVFVLALLVAGFAAAERITRTAESSMYADPVVLTRNSPYQRIVLTAWRGDLRLFLNGHLQFSSRDEYRYHEALVHPGLAAHPSPKRVLVLGGGDGLAVREVLRYPSAQVTLVDLDAEMTRLFSEHREMLKLNGGALLSPRVRVINADAFRWLAESSETFDFAVVDFPDPSNYAVGKLYTTTFYRLLRQHLNPGGMMVVQSTSPMFARTAFWSIERTLDEAGLRTWPYHVYVPSFGEWGFILAGTGDYRAPARLPEGLRYLTADAMAGLFQFPTDMRRIPVRANRLDDQVLVRYYSSEWEQITQ